The following are encoded together in the Streptomyces sp. NBC_01465 genome:
- a CDS encoding M23 family metallopeptidase, which produces MNDQQTHAGYVGYDAYSTGSYDTDPLFGTLPGTYDTGQYDTTQWDTGAQQQYGYDSTGQWPTQVPAQAVAYDSYDTTGQWDASAWNQAGQQQMQQPQYQQQWDTTTQQQVYDTGVYDATAWNDAGASVQQDITAETGQFSTADFAAYAEPEHQEHSQQVYTEPVHTEPEDLTEAPVELTTEPEAVPAAPSPRRSSGGGSRGRRRTPAKRSALLTIAVPSACVMGVAGIAAASVTGLGSDSGDGKTTQAAADPSSVKPVAANNKVDTQLANLSHEADDFADRASRTQERLDLKERQAAAKKKAEDEAAAKEAARPKFVLPVKQRGLSAYFGQAGVNWMSVHTGIDFPVSYGTPVMSAIDGTIRTQWNNAYGNMAIVTGADGTETWYCHLSSTKIRSGEVKAGDVIAYSGNSGNSTGPHMHFEVRPGGGSAIDPLPWLRSHGLDPT; this is translated from the coding sequence GTGAACGACCAGCAAACCCACGCCGGGTACGTCGGGTACGACGCCTACTCCACGGGCAGTTACGACACCGACCCCCTGTTCGGCACCCTCCCCGGCACGTACGACACCGGGCAGTACGACACCACTCAGTGGGACACCGGCGCGCAGCAGCAATACGGCTACGACTCCACCGGCCAGTGGCCGACGCAGGTCCCCGCCCAGGCCGTCGCGTACGACAGCTACGACACCACGGGACAGTGGGACGCATCGGCCTGGAACCAGGCCGGCCAGCAGCAGATGCAGCAGCCGCAGTACCAGCAGCAGTGGGACACCACCACGCAGCAGCAGGTCTACGACACCGGTGTGTACGACGCCACCGCCTGGAACGACGCCGGCGCTTCCGTGCAGCAGGACATCACCGCGGAGACGGGCCAGTTCAGCACCGCCGACTTCGCCGCGTACGCGGAGCCGGAGCACCAGGAGCACTCGCAGCAGGTCTACACCGAGCCGGTCCACACCGAGCCCGAGGATCTGACCGAGGCCCCGGTCGAGCTGACCACGGAGCCGGAGGCCGTACCGGCCGCCCCCTCCCCCCGCCGCTCCTCCGGCGGCGGCAGCCGCGGCAGGCGCCGCACCCCCGCCAAGCGGTCCGCGCTCCTCACCATCGCCGTGCCCTCCGCGTGTGTGATGGGCGTCGCCGGTATCGCCGCCGCCTCCGTCACCGGACTCGGCTCGGACTCCGGCGACGGCAAGACGACCCAGGCCGCGGCCGATCCCTCGTCCGTGAAGCCGGTCGCCGCCAACAACAAGGTCGACACGCAGCTCGCCAACCTCAGCCACGAGGCGGACGACTTCGCCGACCGCGCCAGCCGTACGCAGGAGCGCCTCGACCTCAAGGAGCGCCAGGCGGCAGCGAAGAAGAAGGCGGAGGACGAGGCCGCGGCCAAGGAAGCGGCCCGCCCCAAGTTCGTCCTGCCGGTGAAGCAGAGGGGCCTCAGCGCCTACTTCGGCCAGGCCGGCGTCAACTGGATGTCCGTCCACACCGGCATCGACTTCCCCGTCTCGTACGGCACGCCCGTGATGTCCGCGATCGACGGCACGATCCGCACGCAGTGGAACAACGCCTACGGCAACATGGCCATAGTGACGGGCGCCGACGGTACCGAGACCTGGTACTGCCACCTCTCCAGCACGAAGATCCGCTCCGGTGAGGTGAAGGCCGGCGACGTCATCGCGTACTCCGGAAACTCCGGGAACTCCACCGGGCCGCACATGCACTTCGAGGTACGGCCCGGCGGCGGCTCGGCGATCGACCCGCTGCCGTGGCTCCGCAGCCACGGCCTCGACCCGACGTAA
- the pcrA gene encoding DNA helicase PcrA, which yields MSSLFDDSFLANLQPTEDAPPPPEEHAPEEEVPADLFGGAFDGPPRDAYYRDGAPRPAVDPAALLDGLNTEQRAAVVHSGSPLLIVAGAGSGKTRVLTHRIGHLLGARGVHPGQILAITFTNKAAGEMKERVEGLIGPRAGAMWVLTFHSACVRILRRESKKLGFTSSFSIYDAADSKRLMALVCRDLDLDPKRFPPKSFSAKISNLKNELIDEETFAGTAADGFEKTLAEAYRMYQARLREANALDFDDIIMTTVHLLQAFPDVAEHYRLRFRHVLVDEYQDTNHAQYTLVKELVGSGPAPAELCVVGDADQSIYAFRGATIRNILQFEEDYPNATTILLEQNYRSTQTILSAANAVIERNESRRPKNLWTDAGEGAKIVGYVADTEHDEAQYIAEEIDRLTDAGDAKAGDVAVFYRTNAQSRVFEEIFIRVGLPYKVVGGVRFYERKEVRDVLAYLRVLANPEDTVPLRRILNVPKRGIGERAEAMIDALGLREKISFPQALRRVDEAYGMAARSSNAVKRFNVLMEELRTIVESGAGPAVVLEAVLERTGYLAELQASTDPQDETRIENLQELAAVALEFEQERSAAGEESAGTLAEFLEKVALVADSDQIPDEDEDGAGVITLMTLHTAKGLEFPVVFLTGMEDGVFPHMRALGQVKELEEERRLAYVGITRARERLYLTRSTMRSAWGQPSYNPASRFLEEIPVQHLEWKRTGAMAAPAGPTSGIAASLSSSLSSSRSRGGRGGATGFATGRAGDKPVITLNVGDRVTHDQFGLGTVMQVTGTGADAQVTVDFGDERPKKLLLRYAPVEKL from the coding sequence ATGAGCAGCCTCTTTGACGACAGCTTCCTGGCGAACCTCCAGCCCACCGAGGACGCGCCCCCGCCCCCCGAGGAGCACGCTCCGGAGGAGGAGGTCCCCGCCGACCTCTTCGGCGGAGCCTTCGACGGGCCGCCCCGCGACGCGTACTACCGCGACGGCGCCCCCCGCCCCGCCGTGGACCCCGCCGCGCTCCTGGACGGCCTGAACACCGAGCAGCGCGCCGCCGTCGTGCACTCGGGGTCCCCGCTGCTCATCGTGGCCGGCGCCGGCTCCGGCAAGACCCGCGTGCTGACGCACCGCATCGGGCATCTGCTGGGCGCCCGTGGCGTCCACCCCGGCCAGATCCTCGCGATCACCTTCACCAACAAGGCCGCTGGTGAGATGAAGGAGCGCGTGGAAGGGCTCATCGGCCCGCGCGCAGGCGCCATGTGGGTGCTGACCTTCCACAGCGCCTGCGTCCGCATCCTGCGCCGCGAGTCGAAGAAGCTCGGTTTCACGTCGTCCTTCTCGATCTACGATGCCGCCGACTCCAAGCGGCTGATGGCCCTGGTCTGCCGCGATCTGGACCTGGACCCCAAGCGGTTCCCGCCCAAGTCCTTCAGCGCCAAGATCTCCAACCTCAAGAACGAGCTCATCGACGAGGAGACCTTCGCGGGGACGGCCGCCGACGGCTTCGAGAAGACGCTCGCCGAGGCGTACCGGATGTACCAGGCGCGGCTGCGCGAGGCCAACGCCCTGGACTTCGACGACATCATCATGACCACGGTGCACCTGCTCCAGGCGTTCCCGGATGTCGCCGAGCACTACCGGCTGCGGTTCAGGCACGTACTCGTCGACGAGTACCAGGACACCAACCACGCCCAGTACACGCTGGTCAAGGAGCTGGTGGGGTCCGGTCCCGCCCCCGCCGAGCTGTGCGTCGTCGGTGACGCGGACCAGTCGATCTACGCCTTCCGGGGCGCGACGATCCGCAACATCCTCCAGTTCGAGGAGGACTACCCGAACGCGACCACGATCCTGCTCGAGCAGAACTACCGGTCCACGCAGACCATCCTCTCCGCCGCCAACGCCGTCATCGAGCGGAACGAGAGCCGCAGGCCCAAGAACCTGTGGACCGACGCGGGCGAGGGCGCGAAGATCGTCGGCTACGTCGCCGACACCGAGCACGACGAGGCGCAGTACATCGCCGAGGAGATCGACCGCCTCACGGACGCGGGCGACGCCAAGGCCGGAGACGTCGCCGTCTTCTACCGTACGAACGCCCAGTCCCGTGTCTTCGAAGAGATCTTCATCCGGGTCGGGCTGCCGTACAAGGTCGTCGGCGGAGTGCGCTTCTACGAGCGCAAGGAGGTCAGGGATGTGCTGGCCTATCTGCGCGTCCTCGCCAACCCCGAGGACACCGTCCCGCTGCGCCGCATCCTGAACGTGCCCAAGCGCGGGATCGGCGAGCGCGCCGAGGCGATGATCGACGCGCTCGGACTGCGGGAGAAGATCAGCTTCCCGCAGGCACTGCGCCGGGTCGACGAGGCGTACGGCATGGCGGCTCGCTCCTCCAACGCCGTGAAGCGGTTCAACGTCCTGATGGAGGAGCTCCGGACGATCGTCGAGTCGGGGGCCGGGCCGGCTGTCGTACTCGAAGCGGTGCTCGAACGGACCGGCTATCTCGCCGAGTTGCAGGCATCGACCGACCCGCAGGACGAGACGCGCATCGAGAACCTTCAGGAACTCGCCGCCGTGGCCCTGGAGTTCGAGCAGGAGCGGTCGGCCGCGGGCGAGGAGAGCGCGGGGACGCTCGCCGAGTTCCTGGAGAAGGTCGCGCTCGTCGCCGACTCGGACCAGATCCCGGACGAGGACGAGGACGGGGCCGGCGTCATAACGCTGATGACGCTCCACACGGCCAAGGGCCTTGAGTTCCCTGTGGTGTTCCTGACGGGCATGGAGGACGGGGTCTTCCCGCACATGCGCGCGCTGGGACAGGTCAAGGAGCTGGAGGAGGAGCGGCGGCTCGCGTACGTGGGGATCACGCGCGCCCGTGAGCGGCTGTATCTGACGCGCTCCACGATGCGCAGTGCGTGGGGCCAGCCCTCGTACAACCCGGCCTCGCGCTTCCTGGAGGAGATCCCGGTCCAGCACCTGGAGTGGAAGCGGACGGGTGCCATGGCGGCTCCTGCGGGGCCGACGTCGGGGATCGCCGCGTCGCTGTCGTCCTCGCTGTCCTCGTCGCGCTCGCGCGGCGGCCGCGGCGGTGCGACGGGCTTCGCCACGGGGCGGGCCGGAGACAAGCCTGTGATCACTCTGAACGTGGGGGACCGGGTCACCCACGACCAGTTCGGTCTGGGCACGGTCATGCAGGTGACCGGGACGGGCGCGGACGCCCAGGTGACGGTGGACTTCGGGGACGAGCGCCCGAAGAAGCTGCTGCTGCGGTACGCGCCGGTCGAGAAGCTGTAG
- a CDS encoding C40 family peptidase, with protein sequence MADHRKPRTRIRATAPAVGITTAALASVSLLAQSAQAAPVQPKPSIEDVQKKVDDLYRQAGTETQRYDAAKESTAQQRKKVDRLLDAVAQRTQQLNDSRRELGQYAAAQYRGGNLASTATMLLASDPQSYFDQNQLMKQLSAQQTHAVDDYTKQQKAAAKERAEATEQLETLTTSQADLKATKQQVQSKLAETRELLSKLTAEEKARLAALEKARQEAAAKKAADLAAKQAAAEKAAKAEAAKKEASSGSSSSSSSSSSYAAKAAKVLDFARAQMGKPYVWGATGPSSYDCSGLTQAAWKAAGIDLPRTTWDQVKVGTRVATADLQPGDLVFFYDDISHVGIYIGGGKMIHAPHTGANVREESIYYMPIYGSVRPA encoded by the coding sequence TTGGCAGACCACCGCAAGCCGCGTACCCGAATACGGGCCACGGCTCCCGCAGTCGGCATCACCACCGCCGCCCTCGCCTCCGTCTCGCTGCTCGCACAGAGCGCGCAGGCCGCGCCCGTGCAGCCGAAGCCGAGCATCGAGGACGTACAGAAGAAGGTCGACGACCTGTACCGGCAGGCCGGCACCGAGACGCAGAGGTACGACGCCGCGAAGGAGTCCACCGCTCAGCAGCGCAAGAAGGTCGACCGGCTCCTGGACGCCGTCGCCCAGCGCACCCAGCAGCTGAACGACTCGCGGCGCGAGCTGGGGCAGTACGCGGCCGCGCAGTACCGGGGCGGCAATCTCGCCTCCACCGCGACGATGCTCCTGGCCAGCGACCCGCAGTCGTACTTCGACCAGAACCAGCTGATGAAGCAGTTGTCGGCGCAGCAGACGCACGCGGTCGACGACTACACCAAGCAGCAGAAGGCGGCGGCGAAGGAACGGGCCGAGGCGACCGAGCAGTTGGAGACGCTCACCACGTCGCAGGCCGATCTGAAGGCGACCAAACAGCAGGTGCAGTCGAAGCTCGCCGAGACGCGCGAGCTGCTCTCGAAGCTGACGGCCGAGGAGAAGGCGCGGCTGGCGGCACTGGAGAAGGCGCGACAGGAGGCGGCGGCGAAGAAGGCCGCCGACCTGGCGGCCAAGCAGGCCGCGGCGGAGAAGGCGGCGAAGGCGGAGGCCGCGAAGAAGGAAGCCAGTTCGGGCTCGTCCTCCTCTTCCTCGTCCTCCAGCTCGTACGCGGCGAAGGCCGCCAAGGTCCTCGATTTCGCCCGCGCGCAGATGGGCAAGCCGTACGTCTGGGGCGCGACGGGCCCCAGCTCCTACGACTGCTCGGGCCTCACCCAGGCCGCCTGGAAGGCCGCCGGCATCGACCTGCCGCGCACCACCTGGGACCAGGTGAAGGTCGGCACGCGCGTCGCGACGGCGGATCTGCAACCCGGTGACCTGGTCTTCTTCTACGACGACATCAGCCATGTCGGGATCTACATCGGCGGCGGCAAGATGATCCACGCGCCGCACACGGGCGCGAACGTCCGCGAGGAGTCGATCTACTACATGCCGATCTACGGCTCGGTGCGCCCCGCGTAG
- a CDS encoding C40 family peptidase — protein sequence MAAHRKPKQRPLSGPAARTAATLAIATAASATAFEGIGHAEPNLTPAQVKAKVDKLYQEAEVATEAYNGAKQKTQTTRKAISALQDEAARKTETLNAARRQIGQSAAAQYRTGGIDPTVQVLLSSDPSQFLDRASLVDQVGARQSADIDDIQHQIGQIDQLRSTADDRLTQLRADQAELKKNKAEVQAKIRDAQALLARLSAPERASYESGDTAAAPAAAASRSVARSSAVAPNSRAAQAVSFAYSALGSPYVWGATGPNAFDCSGLTQAAYRSAGVSLPRTTYTQINAGQRVSQSELAPGDLVFFYSGISHVGLYVGGGQMIHAPHPGAPVRLAPIDQMPFAGAVRPG from the coding sequence GTGGCCGCTCACCGAAAGCCCAAGCAGCGCCCGCTCTCCGGCCCCGCCGCCCGAACGGCGGCCACCCTCGCGATCGCCACCGCGGCCTCCGCCACCGCCTTCGAAGGCATCGGGCACGCGGAGCCGAACCTCACCCCCGCGCAGGTCAAGGCCAAGGTCGACAAGCTCTACCAGGAGGCGGAGGTCGCCACCGAGGCGTACAACGGCGCCAAGCAGAAGACGCAGACCACCCGCAAGGCCATCTCCGCGCTGCAGGACGAGGCCGCCCGCAAGACCGAGACCCTCAACGCCGCCCGGCGCCAGATCGGGCAGAGCGCGGCCGCCCAGTACCGCACCGGGGGCATCGACCCGACCGTGCAGGTGCTGCTCTCCTCGGACCCCTCGCAGTTCCTCGACCGGGCCTCGCTGGTCGACCAGGTGGGCGCACGCCAGTCCGCCGACATCGACGACATCCAGCACCAGATCGGCCAGATCGACCAGCTGCGCTCCACGGCCGACGACCGGCTCACACAACTCCGCGCCGACCAGGCCGAGTTGAAGAAGAACAAGGCAGAGGTCCAGGCCAAGATCCGCGACGCCCAGGCGCTCCTCGCCCGCCTCAGCGCCCCCGAGCGCGCCAGCTACGAGAGCGGCGACACGGCCGCTGCCCCCGCCGCGGCCGCCAGCCGCTCGGTGGCCCGCTCCTCGGCCGTGGCCCCCAACTCCCGTGCGGCGCAGGCGGTTTCGTTCGCGTACTCAGCTCTCGGCAGCCCCTACGTCTGGGGCGCGACAGGCCCCAACGCCTTCGACTGCTCGGGGCTCACGCAGGCCGCGTACCGCTCGGCGGGCGTCTCGCTCCCCCGCACCACGTACACGCAGATCAACGCCGGGCAGCGCGTCAGCCAGTCCGAACTGGCCCCCGGCGACCTGGTGTTCTTCTACTCGGGCATCAGCCACGTTGGCCTGTACGTGGGCGGCGGCCAGATGATCCACGCCCCGCACCCCGGCGCCCCGGTCCGCCTCGCCCCCATCGATCAGATGCCCTTCGCGGGCGCGGTCCGCCCCGGGTAG
- a CDS encoding alpha/beta hydrolase — protein MRQGIFSGVMSLTGTPFFLTTIVLTVVAVVLPLVLWSRVRGPSAVRGATRLVMVVFAQAAAVLTVFVAVNNSNGLYDSWSDLLGTGNHIVAAPDLGQDGLGGKNLANEPASHEVFSDVHDARMGHGVKVAQVTGPVSKVKGEVYVWLPPQYGRPAYRHHKFPVVELLGGFPGSAKAWFGSLNVNAQLAPRMKRGEIAPFILVEPRTNLLNRQDTGCANVPGVVNAESWLSVDVRKAVTDNFRAASGAKGWAVAGYSAGAHCAVKLALAHPDRYHAGVGLSGYNDPGAEHVSITAKDPHLRQVNNPLWIMKHAKTPPRVALFLSGGRHDGYLDGLALQRAAKSPTSVQVVAVTGPHTTGLWRRQVVGVFEWLTSELAPYPGRTAPAKGI, from the coding sequence GTGCGTCAGGGCATCTTCTCCGGCGTGATGAGCCTGACGGGGACGCCCTTTTTCCTGACCACCATCGTGCTGACCGTGGTGGCCGTCGTGCTGCCGCTGGTCCTGTGGAGCCGGGTCCGCGGCCCCTCCGCCGTGCGGGGCGCGACGCGGCTGGTGATGGTCGTCTTCGCGCAGGCCGCGGCTGTGCTGACGGTTTTCGTGGCGGTGAACAACAGCAATGGGCTGTACGACAGCTGGTCCGACCTCCTCGGCACCGGCAACCACATCGTGGCCGCGCCGGACCTGGGACAGGACGGCCTCGGCGGGAAGAACCTCGCCAACGAGCCCGCGTCGCACGAGGTGTTCAGCGACGTGCACGATGCGCGGATGGGTCACGGGGTGAAGGTCGCGCAGGTCACGGGCCCGGTGTCGAAGGTGAAGGGCGAGGTGTACGTATGGCTGCCGCCGCAGTACGGCCGGCCCGCGTACCGGCACCACAAGTTCCCGGTGGTCGAGCTGCTCGGCGGTTTCCCCGGGTCCGCCAAGGCCTGGTTCGGCAGCCTGAACGTCAACGCGCAGCTGGCGCCGCGCATGAAGCGCGGGGAGATCGCGCCGTTCATCCTCGTGGAGCCGCGGACCAATCTGCTCAACCGGCAGGACACCGGGTGCGCCAATGTGCCGGGCGTCGTCAACGCCGAGTCCTGGCTGAGTGTGGACGTACGGAAGGCGGTGACCGACAACTTCCGGGCGGCGAGCGGCGCCAAGGGGTGGGCGGTGGCCGGGTATTCGGCCGGTGCCCACTGCGCGGTGAAGCTGGCGCTGGCGCACCCCGACCGGTACCACGCGGGGGTCGGGCTCTCCGGCTACAACGATCCGGGGGCGGAGCATGTATCCATCACGGCCAAGGACCCGCACCTGCGGCAGGTGAACAACCCGCTGTGGATCATGAAGCACGCCAAGACCCCGCCGCGCGTCGCCCTGTTCCTCTCGGGCGGACGGCACGACGGGTATCTGGACGGGCTCGCACTGCAGCGGGCGGCCAAGTCCCCGACGAGCGTGCAGGTGGTCGCCGTCACCGGACCGCACACCACCGGGCTGTGGAGGCGGCAGGTGGTCGGGGTCTTCGAGTGGCTGACCTCGGAACTCGCGCCCTACCCGGGGCGGACCGCGCCCGCGAAGGGCATCTGA